A single window of Streptomyces aquilus DNA harbors:
- a CDS encoding flavoprotein, translating to MTTTRVLYLFGSAAPPVFDVAQVIHNAHERGFDVCLGLTPTAARWLAPQLAELERLTGHPVRSEYKLPGEPDVWPTADVIAVAPATFNTINSWALGLTHDFVVGVAAEAIGKNIPTVTMPCVNAAYVQHHGFERSVAELRAMGVGVLYGKDGFIPNQPGQGKPKEYPWHLLLDAAEHASPPS from the coding sequence ATGACGACGACTCGTGTGCTCTACCTGTTCGGCAGCGCCGCCCCTCCCGTCTTCGACGTCGCGCAGGTGATCCACAACGCGCACGAGCGCGGCTTCGACGTGTGCCTCGGTCTCACCCCCACCGCCGCACGCTGGCTGGCCCCGCAACTCGCCGAGCTGGAGCGCTTGACCGGGCATCCCGTGCGCAGCGAGTACAAGCTGCCCGGCGAACCGGACGTGTGGCCGACAGCGGACGTGATCGCGGTCGCGCCGGCCACCTTCAACACGATCAACTCATGGGCGCTCGGCCTCACCCACGACTTCGTGGTGGGCGTCGCCGCCGAAGCCATCGGCAAGAACATTCCGACCGTGACCATGCCCTGCGTCAACGCTGCATACGTACAGCATCACGGGTTCGAACGCAGCGTCGCCGAGCTTCGCGCGATGGGCGTTGGGGTCCTGTACGGCAAGGACGGCTTCATCCCCAACCAGCCAGGCCAAGGCAAACCCAAGGAGTACCCCTGGCACCTCCTCCTCGACGCAGCCGAACACGCCTCACCCCCGAGCTAA